In a single window of the Palaemon carinicauda isolate YSFRI2023 chromosome 10, ASM3689809v2, whole genome shotgun sequence genome:
- the LOC137648802 gene encoding queuosine-tRNA galactosyltransferase-like isoform X2: MSEDIDVSVIIPIHNAGLWLDECLDSLYRQKHTLNVEVSIFLDSCTDNSLAIVDGWAPRLKDTGYIVNVSKEDNETPKGVGYAKNKAVVQSHGKYLCFLDSDDTMMPERIQKQYDLAYLNNNAIVGCRFKRDPPDSTARYTKWANEMSKKQLNIQIYTSHGPTVIMPTWFCHRNIFDSVGGFSEDGKGTPEDLIFFHKHISNGGKIIRHDDELLIYRQTIWDIRIQELQRKVLKNWNTFTIWNAGKQGRKFYRSLTRENQKKVSAFCDVDVKKVGSYYTYEETKEIPKPKVPIIHFSEAKAPLIICMKMELTGGQFEENLKSLQLEEGKDYHHFN, encoded by the exons ATGAGTGAAGATATTGATGTG TCTGTTATTATACCAATTCACAACGCTGGACTGTGGCTTGACGAATGCTTGGATTCTCTCTACCGACAGAAACATACCCTTAATGTGGAGGTATCGATTTTCCTTGATTCTTGTACTGACAATTCATTGGCCATCGTGGATGGCTGGGCTCCCAGACTGAAAGATACAGGGTACATTGTAAATGTGAGCAAAGAAGATAATGAGACGCCAAAAGGAG TTGGATACGCTAAGAACAAGGCTGTTGTGCAGAGTCACGGAAAATACCTTTGTTTTTTGGATTCT GATGATACTATGATGCCTGAGAGAATACAGAAGCAGTATGACTTAGCGTACTTGAATAACAATGCG ATTGTTGGGTGTAGATTCAAACGTGATCCACCTGATTCAACAGCGAGATACACAAAATGGGCAAATGAAATGAGCAAAAAGCAGTTGAACATTCAAATCTATACTTCACATGGTCCTACCGTTATAATGCCAACCTGGTTTTGCCACAGGAACATTTTTGACAG TGTTGGTGGATTTAGTGAAGATGGGAAAGGAACACCAGAGGATCTCATATTTTTCCATAAGCACATAAGTAATGGTGGGAAAATAATCCGGCATGACGATGAGCTTCTCATTTACAG GCAAACAATCTGGGACATACGTATTCAAGAACTGCAGAGGAAGGTGTTGAAGAACTGGAATACATTTACTATCTGGAATGCTGGGAAGCAAGGAAGGAAATTTTACAGATCCCTGACAAGAGAAAACCAGAAGAAGGTCAGTGCTTTCTGTGATGTTGATGTCAAGAAGGTTGGGTCCTACTACACTTacgaagaaacaaaggaaataccaAAGCCAAAAGTACCAATCATCCATTTCAGTGAAGCAAAGGCTCCACTGATTATTTGCATGAAAATG GAATTAACTGGAGGGCAGTTTGAAGAGAACCTCAAAAGTCTTCAGTTGGAAGAAGGAAAAGATTACCATCATTTcaattaa
- the LOC137648802 gene encoding queuosine-tRNA galactosyltransferase-like isoform X1 translates to MSEDIDVSVIIPIHNAGLWLDECLDSLYRQKHTLNVEVSIFLDSCTDNSLAIVDGWAPRLKDTGYIVNVSKEDNETPKGVGYAKNKAVVQSHGKYLCFLDSDDTMMPERIQKQYDLAYLNNNAIVGCRFKRDPPDSTARYTKWANEMSKKQLNIQIYTSHGPTVIMPTWFCHRNIFDSVGGFSEDGKGTPEDLIFFHKHISNGGKIIRHDDELLIYRYHPHATTFSIHEQTIWDIRIQELQRKVLKNWNTFTIWNAGKQGRKFYRSLTRENQKKVSAFCDVDVKKVGSYYTYEETKEIPKPKVPIIHFSEAKAPLIICMKMELTGGQFEENLKSLQLEEGKDYHHFN, encoded by the exons ATGAGTGAAGATATTGATGTG TCTGTTATTATACCAATTCACAACGCTGGACTGTGGCTTGACGAATGCTTGGATTCTCTCTACCGACAGAAACATACCCTTAATGTGGAGGTATCGATTTTCCTTGATTCTTGTACTGACAATTCATTGGCCATCGTGGATGGCTGGGCTCCCAGACTGAAAGATACAGGGTACATTGTAAATGTGAGCAAAGAAGATAATGAGACGCCAAAAGGAG TTGGATACGCTAAGAACAAGGCTGTTGTGCAGAGTCACGGAAAATACCTTTGTTTTTTGGATTCT GATGATACTATGATGCCTGAGAGAATACAGAAGCAGTATGACTTAGCGTACTTGAATAACAATGCG ATTGTTGGGTGTAGATTCAAACGTGATCCACCTGATTCAACAGCGAGATACACAAAATGGGCAAATGAAATGAGCAAAAAGCAGTTGAACATTCAAATCTATACTTCACATGGTCCTACCGTTATAATGCCAACCTGGTTTTGCCACAGGAACATTTTTGACAG TGTTGGTGGATTTAGTGAAGATGGGAAAGGAACACCAGAGGATCTCATATTTTTCCATAAGCACATAAGTAATGGTGGGAAAATAATCCGGCATGACGATGAGCTTCTCATTTACAGGTACCATCCTCATGCCACAACTTTTTCAATCCACGA GCAAACAATCTGGGACATACGTATTCAAGAACTGCAGAGGAAGGTGTTGAAGAACTGGAATACATTTACTATCTGGAATGCTGGGAAGCAAGGAAGGAAATTTTACAGATCCCTGACAAGAGAAAACCAGAAGAAGGTCAGTGCTTTCTGTGATGTTGATGTCAAGAAGGTTGGGTCCTACTACACTTacgaagaaacaaaggaaataccaAAGCCAAAAGTACCAATCATCCATTTCAGTGAAGCAAAGGCTCCACTGATTATTTGCATGAAAATG GAATTAACTGGAGGGCAGTTTGAAGAGAACCTCAAAAGTCTTCAGTTGGAAGAAGGAAAAGATTACCATCATTTcaattaa